DNA from Arthrobacter sp. StoSoilB19:
AGTTGGCCGGACAGGGCGGCGACGTCCTCCCGGGCGGCGGCAGCCTGACGCGAGAGTTCCTGTTCCAGGGCCTCGAAGCGCTGGGTGCCGAAGAGCTTTTGCAGCAGGTCCAGGCGGTCGGCGGCCTTGGAGCGGAGGAAGGCAGCGAAATCACCCTGCGGCAGCATGACCACCCGGGTGAACTGCTCACGGTCCATGCCCAGCAGCGCCATGATCTCCGCGCCTGCTTCGTCGTTGCGCGCGGACTTTTCCACCCACGCCCCGTCGATCCGTTCGCGGAGCAGCGTCTTTGCCTGCTGGACCGTGAAGCCATTCTTGCCCCGCGCGCTGGGCTTGTCCCACGCCGGCGAGCGGGTCACTTCGAAGCGGCGGCCCTGCGAGGAGAACTCGCAGGTCACGGAAGGTTCCTGACCGGGTTCCGCGTGATCGCTGCGCAGCCGCTTGCCGTCCTGCCGGGCACCGGGGACAGATCCGTACAGGGCAAAGCAGATGGCATCCAGCACGCTGGTCTTGCCGGCACCGGTGGGCCCGTTCAGCAGGAACAGGCCATGGGCGCTGAGGCGGTCAAAGTCGATGTCCTCGGTTCCGGCGAAAGGGCCGAACCCGGAGATGCGCAGATGGTGGATCCTCACCGTGACGCCTCCAGCAGCCTGACGTTTTCCAGCGCGGCGGCGAGCGCGTTCTTCTCCGCCGGGTCTGCAGCCCGTCCCCGCACATGCTCCAGGAAACCGCAGCACAGGGCGAGGTCATCCGGTGCGCCCGCGAGCCTGCTGCTGTAGCTGGCCTGGGGGGCGGCAGCCCCGCCCTGCGGATCGAAGGACAGGACCAGGGTGTCCGGGAACCTGGCGCGGAGCCGTTCCATGGCACGGGCGGGACGCTGGGCATCCGTCAGGGTGATCTGGCAGTAGGCGGTCTCAGCCCAGGCGTGGCCCGGGTCCGCCAGGAGATCTTCCAGGGTTCCGCGCAGTACGGCGAGGGACCGCGGGGCCTCCCACAGGACCTCCGCCACGGATGTGACTCCCGCCGGACCGATGTCCACCAGCCAGGCACCCTTCCGGTGGGCGGCCTCGGAGAAGGAATAGGCCAGCGGCGACCCGGAATACCTGACGGAGCCGGACAGCTGTTGACGCCCGTGCAGGTGGCCCAGGGCGGTGTAGCTGAAGCCGTCGAAGAGGTCCAGCGGCACCGCGCCCACTCCGCCGATGCTGAGGTCCCGTTCGCTGTCCGAACTGATGCCGCCGCTGGCGAAGGTGTGGGCCAGGATTACGGAGTGGACGGTGGCGGTAGCCGCCCGCCGGGCGATGTCCTCCCGGATCAGGGCGGTGGCCGCCCGGGTTACCTCGAAATGGCTTGGCGTTTCCGCCCCCAGCTGTTCGGCGACAAGCCTGGGCTCAAGCCATGGGATGCCGTACAGCGCGAGGACGGCGTCCTTTCCGGCAGCATCCGCGCCCAGCGGCAGCAGGAGCGGGTGGGCGAGGTCCTCCACCCTGGTGCGCAGGTGCACTCCCCCGCGTTCCAGCAGGCGGGAGGCGAAACCCAGGCGGATGGCGGAGTCGTGGTTCCCGCTGGTAAGCACCACTTTTGCACCCGTGGCAGTCAGGCGGACCAGTGCGTCATCAAGCAGGTGGACCACGTCCACGCCCGGCAGCGCCCGGTCATAGACGTCGCCGGCGATCAGGACAACGTCCACGCTGTCCCGCTGGACCGCTGCCACCAGCTGGTCAACGAAGGCGCGCTGGGCGTCCAGCATGCCGACGCCGTGGAAGGAACGGCCCAGATGCCAGTCCGAGGTGTGAAGTAACCGCATATCCCTAAGCTATCGGCAACCACTGACACTCAAGGAAAACGCCGCGGCCAGCGGCGGTCAGGACCGTTTTCCTTCGAAAAACTCCTGCGCCTCGTTGACGCCGCCTGCGTCCTGCCGGGCGGCCGCTGCGGGCACAGCCCTGTCCGTGCCGGCACTTTCCATGGCGTCGTCGTCGGCCTCCCCGGCGTCGTCGTCGGCCTCGGCGGCGCCCTCGTCGTCATGGAGGTCCGCGCCGTCCTCAACGGATGCAGCGGACTCAGCCACTCCGGTAATGCGGAACGCCAGCCCCGCGATGGCAGCGCCGGCCAGCGGCGCGACCAGGAAGACCCACAGCTGCTCCACGGCCCAGCCGGAACTGAAGACGGCGGAGGCGACGGCGCGGGCGGGGTTGTACGGCAGGTTCCCCACCGACTGGCCCACCTGCAGCAGGGCCGCGAAGGACAGGCCGACGGCAACCGGCGCCGCGCTGCGGCTGCCGCCGGAGCGGCCGGCGGCAAGGAAGACAGCCACGATGATCGCGGCCCCCAGCAGTTCCAGGAGCACGACGGCGGCGAGCGGGGCCTGAATGATGGAATGCTCGCCGAAGCCTGCGGTCACGGTGTCGAAGGCAGTACGGCTGTCAGGGATGCTGGGAAGGGTGCGGAGGATGCCGAACAGGGCAAGGGCGCCCACCAGGGCTCCCACCACCTGGGCGGCGGCGTATGCGGCGGCGGCGCCGGCACGGATCCGTCCCGCCAGGAGGTGACCCAGGGTAACGGCGGGATTGAAATGGCCGCCGGAGATGTGTCCGAAGGCGAGCATTGCCGCCGTGATGGCCAGGCCGGCGGCAAGGGCCGCCGGCACCGGGCTGGACTGCGGAATGCTGAACAGCGGCACGCCCAGCCCGGCCACGGCCAGGAAGAGGCTGCCGAAGGCCTCGGCCACCAGGCGGGGCATCAGAGCGCTGGGCGCGGTGGCCGCGCCGGGCTGCAGTGCGTCGCGGTCGGGGACAGGGGTGCTCATGATGGGACCTTCGCTTCTTGGGGCCTGGGCTTTGCGTTGCAAGCGGCAGCTGCTGCCGGTTCCGGGGCTTCCACCAGCTTGCAGGGCGGCGCCGGGCAACCCGTGCAGTATTCCAGCCCAGGCTGTGCGTTTGCTGGACACCAGCCGTGCGCAATGGCCGGCGGGACGGATAGGACCAGGCGGCGGGACCGGTTTTCGGACGGTAAATTTACTTCATGAGCATCGACCGCGGAACCCCTGTGCCCACCCTCAAGTCCCGGATCCACGGTGCGCTGCTGGGCGGGGCGCTGGGGGATGCACTGGGCTATGCGGTGGAGGCTGATTCCATCGGCGCCATCCGCCGGCGCTTCGGAGCCCGGGGCCTGACCGGGTTTGACGCTCTGTCCGGTTCCTGGCCTTTTTCCGACGACACGCAGCTGACCCTGTATACCGTGGACGGGCTGGTGGAGGCGTTGGAGTGGGCCAACGACGGGGTGGGTGCGGATGTGAACGCCTGCCTCTGGCTGGCGTACCTGCGCTGGCTGGCCAACCAGGGCGAAGACGCCGGGGCTTCAGCGCCCGCACCCCAGCCCCGCTGGATCGACGGCAACGAGGTGCTGCGGCAGCGCCGGCATCCGGAGCAGGACTGCATCACCGGGCTGGCCTCCGGCGAGATGGGCACGTCGGTCCGCCCCGTCAACCCCGAGGCCAAAGGCGCCGGCACGGTGATGCGTTCGGCGCCGTTCGGGCTGATTCCACATATTGCGCCCGACGCCGTCTACAAGCTCAGTTCCGACGCCGCC
Protein-coding regions in this window:
- a CDS encoding exonuclease SbcCD subunit D: MRLLHTSDWHLGRSFHGVGMLDAQRAFVDQLVAAVQRDSVDVVLIAGDVYDRALPGVDVVHLLDDALVRLTATGAKVVLTSGNHDSAIRLGFASRLLERGGVHLRTRVEDLAHPLLLPLGADAAGKDAVLALYGIPWLEPRLVAEQLGAETPSHFEVTRAATALIREDIARRAATATVHSVILAHTFASGGISSDSERDLSIGGVGAVPLDLFDGFSYTALGHLHGRQQLSGSVRYSGSPLAYSFSEAAHRKGAWLVDIGPAGVTSVAEVLWEAPRSLAVLRGTLEDLLADPGHAWAETAYCQITLTDAQRPARAMERLRARFPDTLVLSFDPQGGAAAPQASYSSRLAGAPDDLALCCGFLEHVRGRAADPAEKNALAAALENVRLLEASR
- a CDS encoding aquaporin, which translates into the protein MSTPVPDRDALQPGAATAPSALMPRLVAEAFGSLFLAVAGLGVPLFSIPQSSPVPAALAAGLAITAAMLAFGHISGGHFNPAVTLGHLLAGRIRAGAAAAYAAAQVVGALVGALALFGILRTLPSIPDSRTAFDTVTAGFGEHSIIQAPLAAVVLLELLGAAIIVAVFLAAGRSGGSRSAAPVAVGLSFAALLQVGQSVGNLPYNPARAVASAVFSSGWAVEQLWVFLVAPLAGAAIAGLAFRITGVAESAASVEDGADLHDDEGAAEADDDAGEADDDAMESAGTDRAVPAAAARQDAGGVNEAQEFFEGKRS
- a CDS encoding ADP-ribosylglycohydrolase family protein, giving the protein MSIDRGTPVPTLKSRIHGALLGGALGDALGYAVEADSIGAIRRRFGARGLTGFDALSGSWPFSDDTQLTLYTVDGLVEALEWANDGVGADVNACLWLAYLRWLANQGEDAGASAPAPQPRWIDGNEVLRQRRHPEQDCITGLASGEMGTSVRPVNPEAKGAGTVMRSAPFGLIPHIAPDAVYKLSSDAASLTHGHPSARQSAGIFSLLIHKLVSGEALRDAAAAVAAHAATLPDVAPELPERLEAALRLADKAIVAPEELVHVLGGGRMAEEALAVALYAVLATLPADDADAGPARHFRDAVVLAVNHDGPSSTTGSLAGNILGAFYGEDCLPAPWLGALEAPGVVRGMADQLVKVTTGEG